The genome window ACCTCGTCGATGTAGAGCGGGCGGCCGGTCTCCGAGGGATAGAGCGGCCCGGTGTGGCCGACCTGGGTCTGGAAGGCGACGCCCAGCTCGGCCGCCTTGGCGTAGAGCGGGTAGTAGACGCGGTCGGTGGGCGGCTTCCGCCACATGAAGGGCTCGATGCGGAGCGCCACGAAGCCGCAGTTGCGCACGTAGTGCTCGAGCTCGCGCACGGCCTCCATGATGTGGATCGGGCTCGCGTGGTACTGGCCGAAGATGCGCCCGGGATGGCGCTGCTGCGCCTTCGCGACCGCCTCGTTGTCGCCCGCCATGAGCGCCGTGCGCACGCCGGCACGGTCCATGGCGTCGATCATCTTCGCCAGGTCGGTGCCGTGGTGGAAGACCTCGAGCATGCCGTAGTTGCGGAAGACGTTCTCGCCCTCGGGGTTCGCGCCGGGCGGCGTGCCCGAGATGTGCTGCGTCCACACGTCGATGATCGGGATCGCGTCGGCCATCACGTCCCTCGCGGGAGGCCGAGCACGCGCTGCGCGATCACGTTGCGCTGCACCTCGGAGGTCCCGGCGTAGATGGTCGCGGCGCGCGAC of Deltaproteobacteria bacterium contains these proteins:
- a CDS encoding amidohydrolase produces the protein MADAIPIIDVWTQHISGTPPGANPEGENVFRNYGMLEVFHHGTDLAKMIDAMDRAGVRTALMAGDNEAVAKAQQRHPGRIFGQYHASPIHIMEAVRELEHYVRNCGFVALRIEPFMWRKPPTDRVYYPLYAKAAELGVAFQTQVGHTGPLYPSETGRPLYIDEVALDFPELRIVCGHLGWPWTDEMIAVAWKHKNVWIDTSAHVPKHYPPAFVHFMKTFGKDKVCFATDYPLLQWERVLGEVEGLGLSPDVKQRFLHDNAARAFNLKG